The following are from one region of the Bacillus methanolicus MGA3 genome:
- a CDS encoding SRPBCC family protein: MLKYGGEYTIELPRDEVWEFITNPQKVGPCIPDLLEFNVEGDNRFQAIVRVGIGPVRGKFKLNCELSAVEPGVVMALPIKGGGMGSGVDMKAVVNLSDIDSGTLLKWECDGAISGPIAALGGRMIDNQAKKIIQEVFANLEKAFTAV; encoded by the coding sequence ATGCTTAAATATGGAGGAGAATATACGATCGAGTTACCGCGGGATGAAGTCTGGGAGTTTATAACTAATCCACAAAAAGTTGGGCCTTGTATTCCCGACTTGCTTGAATTCAACGTAGAGGGTGATAATCGTTTTCAAGCTATTGTAAGGGTTGGCATAGGACCTGTTCGCGGTAAATTCAAACTCAATTGCGAATTATCCGCAGTTGAACCGGGAGTTGTGATGGCTCTACCAATTAAGGGTGGAGGAATGGGAAGCGGAGTCGATATGAAAGCAGTAGTAAACCTTAGCGACATCGACAGTGGTACCCTCTTGAAATGGGAATGTGACGGAGCCATCAGCGGACCTATCGCGGCACTTGGTGGTCGCATGATTGATAACCAGGCGAAAAAAATCATACAGGAGGTATTTGCAAATCTGGAGAAGGCATTCACTGCTGTGTAG
- a CDS encoding XdhC family protein: MDLVWETAKDMDERVEPYVMVTVVRRVRPSSATVGDKAIVTADGEMKGFVGGHCTRELIIDQAQECLRTGEKKLLLVSPQPPADVEEGITVLSMTCASEGTVELFLEPKNVDPLLIIVGDSPIAHALKEMAPRFAFMPRRISLEEAERSSSKDPLKILCHQLAAFNFTTAYGVVATMGLYDSDGLLALSHWPLRYLGLVTSPKRWTTVRSGLEAAGAPKEFIDFVNAPAGLDIGAVGAQEIALSILAQIVERRRRNLKAKWEGLPEVGVSKPEALFANEVRDTVSPKVVDPVCGMTVDLEKTQFRFELDGTTYGFCCSGCRDRFAKNPQNFLSHV, from the coding sequence ATGGATCTTGTGTGGGAAACGGCAAAGGACATGGATGAACGCGTCGAACCGTATGTCATGGTGACAGTTGTCCGCCGTGTTCGGCCGAGTTCAGCGACAGTTGGTGATAAAGCGATAGTGACAGCAGATGGAGAAATGAAAGGGTTTGTCGGTGGACATTGTACACGGGAGTTAATTATCGATCAAGCTCAGGAATGTCTCCGCACTGGAGAAAAAAAACTTTTGCTTGTATCCCCGCAGCCGCCGGCCGACGTGGAAGAAGGAATTACAGTTCTTTCAATGACGTGTGCATCTGAAGGAACAGTTGAACTTTTTTTAGAACCGAAGAATGTTGATCCTTTGTTGATTATTGTGGGTGATTCCCCGATTGCGCATGCTCTTAAAGAAATGGCACCCCGATTCGCTTTTATGCCGCGCCGGATCTCACTGGAAGAAGCGGAAAGAAGCAGTTCAAAAGATCCGTTAAAGATATTATGCCATCAACTTGCTGCTTTCAACTTTACGACGGCTTATGGCGTCGTTGCTACGATGGGGTTGTATGATAGTGATGGCCTGTTAGCACTTTCCCATTGGCCTTTAAGGTATTTGGGTTTGGTGACCAGTCCGAAGCGTTGGACGACCGTGCGCAGCGGATTGGAAGCGGCCGGGGCGCCAAAAGAATTTATAGACTTTGTTAATGCTCCTGCCGGGTTAGATATTGGTGCTGTAGGAGCGCAAGAAATTGCCCTTAGTATCCTTGCTCAAATCGTAGAACGCCGCCGCCGAAATTTGAAAGCGAAGTGGGAAGGATTACCAGAAGTTGGGGTTTCGAAACCCGAAGCATTATTCGCAAATGAAGTTCGTGACACAGTATCACCAAAAGTGGTGGATCCGGTATGTGGTATGACTGTAGACTTGGAGAAGACCCAATTTCGTTTTGAACTGGATGGTACTACCTATGGCTTCTGCTGTTCTGGCTGCCGAGACCGCTTCGCTAAAAATCCACAAAATTTTCTTAGTCACGTATGA
- a CDS encoding aerobic carbon-monoxide dehydrogenase large subunit has protein sequence MALQQNELRPMGKSIIRKEDPRFIRGKGRYVDDVILPNMLYMSILRSPYAHARIRRIDTSAALAAPGVKLVLTGEDLAKMNLAWMPTLNGDKQMVLAVGKVLFQYQEVAAVIAETRAQAEDALQLIEVDYDPLPVVVDPFKALEPDAPILREDREKKSNHIWHWESGDREETEIVFREAPVVVKQDVRFQRVHPSPLEPCGCVADHNTATGRLTFYVTSQAPHVLRTVTAMISGIPEHQIRVISPDVGGGFGNKVGVYPGYVCAIVASLKLGVPVKWIETRTENITSTSFARDYHMTCEIAASEDGKVLGLRVKTIGDHGAFDAAANPTKFPAGLFNIVTGSYDFKAAFVEVDGVYTNKAPGGVAYRCSFRVTEAAYLIERTMDILAQRLKIDPAELRFRNFIRKDQFPYHCPTGWVYDSGDYEKTLKLALERIGYDELRKEQAEKRARGEFMGIGISTFTEIVGGGPKNTFDILGIKMFDSAEIRIHPTGKVIARLGVRHQGQGHETTFAQIIAEELGLSVDDVLIEEGDTDTAPYGLGTYASRSTPTAGAAAALCGRRIREKAHKIASHLLEVGEDDVIWDGTAFSVKGLPGKSVTMKDVAFAAYTNVPEGMEPGLEATYYYDPPNLTFPHGAYIAVVDIDKGTGAVKVRRFLAVDDCGNVINPMIVDGQIHGGLTEGYAIAFMQEIPYDSNGNCLAPNWMDYLVPTSLDTPHWETDRTVTPSPHHPIGAKGVGESPNVGSPAAFVNAVVDALSPLGVEHIDMPIFPWKVWNILREHGINE, from the coding sequence TGCCGAATATGCTCTATATGAGCATTTTACGCAGTCCGTACGCGCATGCTCGCATTCGTAGAATTGATACGTCGGCTGCTTTGGCCGCACCTGGCGTCAAATTAGTGCTCACAGGTGAGGATTTGGCCAAAATGAACCTTGCATGGATGCCGACTTTGAATGGCGACAAACAGATGGTGCTGGCTGTGGGCAAGGTATTGTTTCAGTACCAAGAAGTCGCTGCCGTCATCGCGGAGACGCGCGCCCAAGCGGAAGATGCTTTGCAGTTGATCGAAGTCGATTACGACCCGTTGCCGGTCGTAGTAGATCCGTTCAAAGCGCTTGAACCGGATGCTCCTATTCTCCGTGAAGATCGGGAGAAAAAGTCGAACCACATCTGGCACTGGGAGTCGGGGGATCGAGAGGAAACCGAGATCGTCTTTCGCGAAGCGCCGGTTGTCGTCAAGCAAGATGTGCGCTTCCAGCGTGTTCACCCTTCGCCGCTTGAGCCGTGTGGATGTGTTGCTGATCACAATACAGCGACAGGCCGGTTGACTTTTTATGTCACTTCCCAAGCACCCCACGTTCTCAGGACTGTGACCGCTATGATAAGTGGTATTCCCGAACATCAGATTCGAGTTATTTCGCCTGATGTTGGCGGCGGTTTCGGGAACAAAGTGGGCGTCTATCCGGGATACGTCTGTGCGATTGTCGCTTCGTTGAAGTTGGGTGTGCCTGTTAAATGGATTGAAACGCGAACCGAAAATATCACAAGCACTTCTTTCGCTCGCGACTACCACATGACGTGCGAAATTGCTGCGAGCGAGGATGGCAAAGTGTTGGGACTGCGCGTGAAAACCATTGGCGACCATGGTGCCTTTGATGCTGCAGCCAATCCGACCAAGTTCCCGGCTGGTCTGTTCAACATTGTGACAGGGTCGTATGATTTCAAGGCCGCGTTCGTCGAAGTGGATGGCGTTTACACCAACAAAGCACCCGGTGGTGTTGCGTACCGCTGTTCATTCCGTGTGACAGAAGCAGCGTACCTAATTGAACGGACAATGGACATACTGGCGCAAAGACTGAAGATAGATCCGGCAGAACTCCGTTTCCGTAATTTCATTCGCAAAGACCAGTTTCCATATCACTGTCCGACCGGATGGGTGTACGACAGCGGAGACTACGAAAAAACATTGAAACTTGCTCTGGAACGGATTGGGTATGACGAACTGCGCAAAGAACAGGCAGAGAAACGAGCCCGCGGTGAATTCATGGGGATTGGCATCTCCACTTTTACAGAGATTGTCGGTGGAGGACCAAAAAATACATTCGACATTCTTGGAATCAAGATGTTCGACAGCGCCGAGATTCGTATCCATCCTACCGGCAAGGTGATCGCACGGCTCGGTGTACGGCACCAAGGTCAAGGACACGAGACGACATTCGCTCAAATTATCGCGGAAGAGCTCGGATTGAGTGTGGATGACGTGTTGATTGAGGAAGGCGATACCGATACCGCCCCTTATGGATTAGGCACGTACGCCAGCCGCTCTACGCCGACGGCAGGTGCTGCAGCAGCTCTCTGTGGACGCAGGATTCGTGAAAAGGCACACAAAATTGCCTCCCATCTGCTGGAGGTCGGTGAAGACGACGTGATATGGGACGGCACTGCCTTTTCCGTAAAAGGTTTGCCGGGGAAATCGGTGACGATGAAAGATGTGGCTTTTGCCGCATACACGAACGTTCCCGAAGGCATGGAGCCAGGTTTGGAGGCGACCTACTACTACGATCCACCGAACCTCACTTTCCCTCACGGCGCCTACATCGCGGTTGTCGATATCGACAAGGGAACCGGTGCTGTAAAAGTGCGGCGTTTTTTGGCCGTTGACGATTGCGGCAATGTGATCAATCCGATGATCGTCGATGGACAAATACACGGAGGACTCACGGAAGGGTATGCCATTGCGTTCATGCAAGAAATTCCGTACGATTCGAACGGCAACTGTCTGGCGCCAAACTGGATGGACTATTTAGTCCCTACGTCCCTTGACACGCCACACTGGGAAACTGATCGGACGGTGACACCTTCGCCACATCATCCTATTGGCGCAAAAGGTGTTGGAGAGTCGCCGAATGTCGGTTCTCCTGCCGCATTTGTCAATGCAGTGGTGGATGCACTGTCGCCGCTAGGCGTAGAGCACATTGACATGCCAATTTTTCCATGGAAGGTATGGAACATCTTGAGGGAGCACGGTATAAATGAATGA